The genome window TTCAagagtgaaagaagaaagaaaacaggacaaaagaGACCCTCAGAATTCAGTCCTCTGACTTCACAGGTGAAAATGGGGTTCTTGGCCCTTAGACAAAAGTGCATTTGCAATCTCTGGGAGGAAGCAGTAAGCAAAGCCACAGAAGAGATGGAAGTTTCTCTACAACTTTCCCACCAGCATTAACACTTTCTGAACtgtctgtttgctttgctttttacatTCTTTCAGGGTTAAGAAGTCACTTAAAATTATTCCCAAGTTTTAAGATGTCTTCAAGGCATCAGACAACGAACATTCACTACCTATGCAGAACTAGCTGGATCCTCAGTACAAAGTAAAGCCAAAGATCTGGCCATTGAGCAGTGTGTCTTTGTTCACAGAAAACAATGATACAGCTCTGTAAAATATTCCCCAGGAACTCCAACAagcttcttgttgttgtttgaatcAAGCTCTTAATAGCTaatctaggctagcctcaaacttacaagcATCCTGCTTCAGTCACTTGTGTGctgtacaagtgtgtgccaccaccacacccagctctagaAATTCTAACCATCACAAAGAGAAGTTGAACAGAATAGAACAGAGATGGGCCCACGGCATCAACATCACCTGCAGGTGCAAGCTCTCAGTCCCAGCACCAGGGCTGTATTCTGAGCTCCTGACGAGCCTGAACTAAAGAGTAAGACTGATTTTTACAGCCTAAGGAAGTTTAGGGTAGCCTTAGGTGCATTCCTACTCATCAACTGAGAAAGGACACAGCCAAGGTCATATTGGCATTAAGGTGATTTAGAGTTCAGGCCTTTGATTACACGTCCCCTGCCACTGTACACCATAACAACTGCAGCTAAAGCCACTGTACGCTATAACTTCAACTAACGAAACAACTTTCCTCACTGCTGAGTGCTCAGCAGAATCCCGGTGTTTATTCACTTACAGAATATTTCTTGCATTTTCAAATACTGGCATTAGAAAATAATTACCCAAGTTTCATAGCTAGCCCAAAGTAAAGTTCAGGAGCACACCCAGATGTGAGCACTTGAAACCTGCTCTGTATGTGCCTGCATACACTCCAGGAACAGTATGTTCTGATGACAGGTTGAGAACACACATGCTGGGTACCAGCATGTCAAGGTCTGCAGAACAGCAGCCATGGTTACTCTGTGAGGGGTTTAGATAAACCCTGGCCACTGACAAGCCCCAGCCATTTCCACTTAGGTTTTTAGTGAAGTTAATTAAGTCCACGTCTTTATTTCTGGGTGGGAGAGAATGTGCATTCACAGACCAGGCAAAAGGGACTAGGGTGCAAATGGGATTGGCTCTTGTACACAGGAGGCAACTTCTGCCCACTCTCTGACTGGTCTAGAGAACAGGCACAGATGACTAGTTCTGAAGACCAGGAAGGCGGCCACACACTTACTTAGTACATTTGTTATTCACTTTGGGGGCCAGTGGCAAAGCTGAATCAAACAAGATAGAGACACCAGACTGGCAAACCCTCAGCTTGTAGAGACCATCAGAACTAACAGAGGGTGAACTGTTCTGCATTGCTCAGCCATGAGCAACTTAGAGCATgaaaggtttgtttgggctcacagtctGAGATGTTTCAGCCCATCTTGACAGGGCAGCGTAGAGAAGCTTCCATCATGACGGAACAAATGCAGACAGCAAGACAGGAAATAACCAGGCATGATATGCTTCCTAGGAACACCCCTGTCCACCTGTGAcctattttctcctctttctgagTTTCCAGAacttcccccccccctcaaaaaaaaagcagctcaatcaggagaccaagcattcagatcCACAAGCCTCCAGGATACTGTACACATCTAGACGATCAGAAGGCTGTGCTAAAACACAGGTGGTCAGGCTCTTTATTATGATTCCCTGGTTCTAGGGAAGGACCTGAGAATCAATTGCAATTTGTAACAAATGTCCAGGTGATGTTGCTGGTCTTGGGATCAACTTAGAGAAACCTCCCAGAAGAACATGGGAAATGATCTGTTGGACCTTACTCCATGTCCTTCTCAGAACTAAGTTCCTCTCATACCTGTTTCCACATCCTTCTTTTCTACTGCAGGGAGCAATGCTGGTGCCCACGTACTTCccgctgctgctcctgctgcttctgGGGGCCCCAGGGACCAGCCTCTCCCACAAGTTCTACAACGCTGGACCAGTCTTCAGCTGCCTCAACACAGCCCTGTCTGAGGTCAAGAAGAACAAGCTGGAGGATGTGCCCTTGCTGAGCAAGAAGAGCTTCGACCACCTGCCCCCGCAAGACCCcttgagagaagaagaggaaggaggaaagcctGGCAAGAACAAAAGAACTTTCTCGGGCGCTGCAGGTGGGAGTGGAGCTGGAAGCAGCCGGTACAGATACCAGTCTCAAGCACAGCACAAGGGGAAACTGTACCAGGACAAGGCCAAAAGCGACCGGGGCACCAAGTTCACTCTGTCCCTTGATGTTCCCACTAACATCATGAacatcctcttcaacattgaCAAGGCCAAGCACTTGCGAGCCAAGGCAGCTGCCAACGCGCAGCTGATGGCACAGATTGGGAAGAAGTAAAGCAGAGACCTGGTGGGAGGGCCGCTCACTGAGACAAGAGCCCCAGAATAGAGAGTGGGGGAAACTGAGGGCGTGCCCTTGAGTCTCAAAGGACTGCTGTGCCCCTCTGATCCCCTCTCGCTTCCATCCTGgctttcccttctcctctgtaCATATACATTTAAGTGCAGGATTGTCCAGCCTGTGCAGATGATGGAGGTTAGCGTCTCTCCTGTATCCTGTGTCTGCTTTCTGGTTCCCTGCCGTAACAGGCTAATTTCACACAGTGCCTCTCCTCTCCAAGCTCCTCCCTGTTGTCCACATGTCTAAGGAGAGACTGTTGAGGCTCCCCCCCTGTTCCACCCGTACCTCGGCAGAGACAAGGAGAGGCACAGCTCACCCTCTTGCCACCAAATACCTCCCCTTATCTCCCCATCTGGATTAAAACCAGTGGCTTCTTGAACTTCTGTcgtctctgcttttcttctttcaaactGATCATAGAACACGAACTGCTGATGAGGGATGTTGCTGAGGGGGTCAGTTCCCCATCCCTCCTGGGGCGGCGCTGCTAAAGAGTAAAGGAAAGCTTAAGAATGGGTCAGCTGTTGTGGTTCCTTCTTAAACCATCTTTGTAAGCTGGTCCCCCCAAAAAGCAGCATAATTTGGGATTTGTTTCAGAGTGGGCATCAGGCTGTGGACGAGCAGGAGGCTGTACCATTCCGAATTCCTCCATAGCTCACTAGAGCACAGAGCCactaatttcttaatttcttgttgagttttatgtgtatgtgtgtgggtatgcatgcacatgtgtaagcATGTTAGCATTGTGGGGCCACCTGTATATTGGTAGAAATACCTTCATGTGAGAGCAAAGGCTGATGTAGCTGTCTTCCTGGATAACTCCCCACCTTATATactgaggcagaatctctcatttgaacccagagctcactgactcaGATAACTAGTATAGTtatccagcttgctctggggatcctgtCTCTACTTTGCAAAATTTGGCATTATAAGgaggccaccatgcccacccagcATTTTTATAGAGATACCGGGGATCTAAACTCCTGTCTTTAAGCTTGCATAGTACCTTAGTTActtcctattgctgtggtaagacactatggccatggcaatttataaaagaacgTGTTTACTTagtgcttacagtttcagagggttagaggtCATAGTGGggagcaggccagcaggcaagcaGTCATGGGACTAGAGCAGTAGCAGATAGCACCCATCTTGAGACAGgacaaggaggcagagagagaatggaaaaatatgttttgaaacctgaaagcttgcccccagtgacacacttttcccaataaggccacacctcctgatccttcccaatcagttccactaactggggaccaagtattcaaacatatgagcataTGAGTCATTCTTATTCTAACCACCAcacatggcaagtactttaccgaCCTCCCTGACCCCTTCATTGAACTCTCACTGAACCCACATACCTGCCCAGTACTGTGCAGGGCAATGTGGCAGATACTAATGTTTCTGTGATATAAGGCAAGACTTCTGCTGTCTGAAAACCAGctaactgaataaaaagaagcaaatttgGAAAGAAGTCAATGTTATCACAATGCTACAAATGATGAACTTGAGAGTGAGAGCAGTTGtgtaaaattacatacatattcatagatTTATATGACAAATTCAAGATGAGAATATTTAATATGAACAAAATTCTCCTAAAACTGGACCACATTAAAAACTCTGTGGCCTCCTCACGGCAATACTCAATGGCCAGATTCTCAGAAAAGAGACCATTGTCTTATTGACTTCCATACAGGGACAagtcattaataaataaaattaaacttctgagtgacaaaacaacacaacacaacacacacacacacacacacacacacacacaaaacatgaacATCAGCGCACTACCAGAggtaaagtcaaaataaaaatgaagctggaGTTGTAGTTCAATGGTTGGTATGTACAAGGCCCTTGATTAAATGTCCAATACatgcacagagagaaagacaaagacagagacagatcaGTCCGGTGGACCCAgcgctgcaggatctccatgacacagggcagcaatgGAATGTACAGGAGGAGTCcctgtgagggcccagcattgatggtgCAGCAGAGACCAATGATTCCTTTCGATAAACATCTACAGGTAAAAATATacggataaaggggtttactgtgtgactcactgtgtcacactggagcttccatgatgagattttctccttctttctttttttttctttttctttttctcttaaattttattttgttttattttgggttagggcgggagatgagtgggattgggagggattatgtgaaagacacaaagaataaaaaaataaaaataaataaaagcttagAAATGTGGCTGAACAGTTTAGGCATGGCCCACTGGGCAGTTTCTTGGAGGCCTCAGCACTCAAATGATTTTTATCAAACTTGTAGGCTCTCAAGGTTTCTCACTCTAATTGTTGAGCTGAACTGATTCCTACTTCCCCTATTGGCATTTTGAATCCTCCATCCCTAGCTCCTCAGTCAGTACAAATGTAATTACTTAAGTTGAGGTCATACCAGAGTAGCATAAGCCCTAATTCAATATGACCAGTGTCCTGTGAGAGGAGGAATTTTGGCCATAGAGGCACACAAGCAGAAAATACTATTTGAAGACTGAAGTGATGTCACAAGCCAAGACATTACCACAAACTAGGAGGGTGGCCTGGAAGAGAACCCTCCCGAGAACATAGAGAGGGAGTTTGGGCTGCTGGCTCTCTGACTCTGATGTTTAGCTTTCAGAGCTGTGATACAAcaaatctctctttcttttttttttttaagtaaatttattttacaacatcatttagttcaacataatagccacagattcccctgttctcccactctcgcccccctccccctccccccaccccaaatctcTCTTTCATAAGCCACCCAGTTCACTGTCCCTTGTTACTGTAACACTAgaaaaaatatgttattttaattgtGGTGGTCAAGGTGAAATTGTATAACCATGTAATTATGTTTTAACTCTTACAAGAATCTTTCAATGTAGATAATAATGCCTTATCTGTACAAATTAGTAAACTGAATCTCAGAATaatcaaatgacaaaaaaaaaagacagggacaggaagacagagagagagacagagagacttgcAGATAGGTTAAtaaaaaactggaaaatgtttGCCACTCATGTAAAAGGCACACAGCTTTCTGatcaaatatataaagagctacttaaaaaaataaactcatgagGAACTAATCCAAGAGAAAATCAAGCAAGGGCATGACAGATCACATAAacgcacatacatatgcaaatacaaaTGAGCTTGAACTCTATGAAAAGGTGTTCAGCTTCATAACAGCTGTACTACTATAACTACCACATATAATTTCTCATCTGTCATATTAGCAAGTGTCTGTAAGTTTCTCAATACACTGCATTGGTGGTGCTAGCATCCACTCCCTTCTGTTACTCACCCTGTCCCTGCAAGTCAGAGAGAGACAATTCAGCAATATTTGGTGAAATTACAAAGTTTTACACCCTTTGATTTAACAATCATCCTCTTGCAAGCATTACTGgaaatttgggggggggttggttttggtttttgttttttcaagacagggtttctctgtgtagttttggtgcctgtcctggagcctcacagagatccgcctggctctgcctcctgagtgctgggattaaagttgtgtgccgccgccgccgcctggcatTGCtggaaaattttaactttaaatatttttaaattttaatcatccTATCTCTTATATCAATACTCCAAGAACAGGGAAATGAATACTTTTCTGAATATTACATGTTTATGAGTAAATCTTATAAGTTCCTTGGTCACTAGTGTTCCTGAAACTGTGATAATATCTCACTTAATTCTTACAAGTATATTCCaaggtatatgtgtatattcagtTTTGAAGACAGAgattaaagatcagagaagttaGAAAGATAGCCAAGGTCTCCCCTCTGTGAAGTGGCAGACTCACATCCATTTGTTCATGAACTCTCAATCAGTATTGTAAGTATTAGAAACACCAGCTATCACTCACCTCACAGAACTATTGTGAGACTCAAATGATCTGCAAATGTGGGGGCATCAAAAAGAGCCCCATGTAGGTACTGGGGGTCAGTAGTATGTCCCCAACATGTGAGTTTACAGATGATGAAAATGTGCAGATAATTCATGAACTTGGAAGGTTGTCCAAATCTGAAACTCATCAGTGAGAGTAGGTTAAAACATAAGATTCTCTTTTGGCAAGCTCCTATTCCAGAGTTCTGTCGGTGTGAACACTCAAACCCTGAGTTGAAATTAAATAGTACCTCTAAGCACTCTAGTTGTGATGCCTTCAATGCATGGGAGGTAGAGCTGGCCATATCCACAGACCACCATTACTTTTATCATGACAAATTTCACTTTTGTGCTGGGTAAGTGTGGAGGACAGGCATCAGTCATTGTTTTAACATGAGTATGTCCTCTGGTCCTCCTACTTTCTCCTGAGTCAGAAGAACAGATGCACAGGTGAGGATGAGCCTCGCTGGCTGCAAGAACATAGCAATCCAACTCAATGATAAGTTGCTGTGACTAAAGAGCTTTTAACTACTCTAGCAGCCCTGGTAATCAGTAAGTGGCAAAGGGAGCTTTGAGTGCACAAAAAGTGAACACTGTTCTTGTAACTTCCATGAGCTTTTGGCAGATAATAAATTTGTCATTTTCCTAAGACACAATTTTTGAGTTATTCTCCAAGACAGATGTGCATGAAGAATTCAGTTATCTGGTGATAACTGAACAAATTCCCCAGTGTCTGTGTCCTCTCACAGACTGTGTCATCTCTAGTGATGGCCATGCATCCTCTTAGGATGAATGGTTTGAAGGGGGTCACTTAAGTTTTCTTTGATCAAGTAGAAGGAAATTACTAATCAATGTAGAAATCCACAGATTTTCAGGCATCCCCTCTATGAGCAGGTTTTTGGTTGATGATGGTTTAGGGAAATATTAGAGGACCATGTTTGGTTCAAAATTCTGCATCTGTGACATGGACATGTGAGACAGGGTTAAGAGGAAGCACCCAATTGGATGCAATTCattcatacatgctgtataccacacttttaattacattttattcattgtgTGCATGCCGCGCACACACAAGCATGCtattccacagcacatatgtggacATCACAGAGCAACTTCCAAGAGTCACTCTGTTCTTCCACTATGTAATTCTCATggaacaaactcaggtcatttgGGCTTGGCAGTGAGTACCttaaccagctgagccatctctctggcgtGCTAACAGACTACATCCCATTGATTACTTTCACTGCAGTCTGTTCTCCATGGGAACAAGGATTACAATGTTGATTCTCAGTGCTGTGTCCCCAGGAGCTGTGCTCAGGATAAGCGTATGGCATATAGGTGACTATGTCTCAAAGTTCTTGTGATAAAGAAgctgtacatattttaaaacacagtgtTTACAACATTCAAGAGCAGCTAGCTTAGAAGAAGTACATTAAGCCCTTTAATTCCTACTTTAATTATGAACATTTCATAAGTAACTTAAAGCTTAGAAGGTTAAGTAATGATTTTTCTAGTTTAAGAACATCTTGGGGCAGTAAAGGGTACCCACCATATTTACAGTTTAAATCTTTAGATTTAAAGGGAATTACTAAGCGTTTGTGGAAAGGTTTGTCATACTACTGCAGTCCTTAAAAGGAAATGgcatatattaaatttatagcCAATCTCAAATATTTAACACCATTTATTGAAGTATAAAAATGGCACCAAAAATGTATGTGGATCCTATTTAAAAGCAGGTGTGTGAGCTTGCCTCACTTAAATGCTGGACATGTGTAGCAGCTGCCTGTACTCAGAAAACAAATCCCAGCAACTGGAAAATAAAGGTGGGATCGCAGAGCAGGCTGAATACTACactagctgaatcagcaagctgCATTCAtctgagagaccttgcctcagaaaataatggagagggtgaTTAAAGAAGGCATACACAGCATCTGTCTTCTGTACGCTTGTGCACACATGGGAACatcacttgaacacacacatgctttccCACTTATgaatgcacatatgcatataagcacacacgccacacacatacacatgagaaaaGGCAAACCAGACTTACAAATAATGGGAGCcacaaagtttatttaaaaacttaagaaaCAATGTTCATTTGAATATTATTATgttgttaaattttaaaacaaaataaaatctacaaaTGTTCTTTCTtgaggggaggaagagatagTGGGAGGgggaagtcagagagagagagagagagagagagagagagagagagagagagagagagagagagagagagagagagaatatgcattTCACTAGTGCCCTCTAGTGGCTGAAGAAAAAGCTAACAGGTACATTTGCAACAAAACTGTAAAGCACTGTAT of Peromyscus leucopus breed LL Stock chromosome 5, UCI_PerLeu_2.1, whole genome shotgun sequence contains these proteins:
- the Ucn3 gene encoding urocortin-3 — protein: MLVPTYFPLLLLLLLGAPGTSLSHKFYNAGPVFSCLNTALSEVKKNKLEDVPLLSKKSFDHLPPQDPLREEEEGGKPGKNKRTFSGAAGGSGAGSSRYRYQSQAQHKGKLYQDKAKSDRGTKFTLSLDVPTNIMNILFNIDKAKHLRAKAAANAQLMAQIGKK